A single window of Pogona vitticeps strain Pit_001003342236 chromosome 11, PviZW2.1, whole genome shotgun sequence DNA harbors:
- the AIFM1 gene encoding apoptosis-inducing factor 1, mitochondrial isoform X3 → MGTGAWLYKMAKEDRKRYFDTIATANQHQQEVATPPPKTDAASQSTAAPETEAITPSEIPSHVPFLLIGGGTAAFAAARSIRARDPAARVLIVSEDPELPYMRPPLSKELWFSEDPDITETLRFKQWNGKERSIYFQPPSFYVPPHELSHIENGGVAVLTGKKVVQMDVRGNVVKLSDGTQISYDKCLIATGGSPRSLPVLERAGREVQQRLTLFRKIEDFRSLEKISREVKSITIIGGGFLGSELACALGRRAQLRGLEVIQMFPENGNMGRVLPEYLSNWTTSKVRREGVNVMTNAVVKSVSVAGDRLLIKLKDGRKVETDHIVAAVGLEPNVELAKSAGMEVDSDFGGFRVNAELQARSNIWVAGDAACFYDIKLGRRRVEHHDHAVVSGRLAGENMTGAAKPYWHQSMFWSDLGPDVGYEAIGLVDSSLPTVGVFAKATAKDTPKSATEESGTGIRSESETETEASELKVSAASPSSPQAPQQGEDYGKGVIFYLRDKVVVGIVLWNIFNRMPIARKIIKDGEEHADLNEVAKLFNIHED, encoded by the exons AAACAGATGCTGCCTCCCAGAGCACAGCAG CCCCAGAGACGGAGGCCATCACTCCCTCAGAAATCCCATCCCACGTTCCTTTCCTGCTCATTGGCGGAGGCACGGCTGCTTTTGCTGCTGCCCGGTCCATCCGGGCTCGGGATCCTGCCGCGAGG GTTCTGATTGTTTCAGAAGATCCCGAGCTGCCTTACATGCGGCCTCCACTTTCCAAAGAACTGTGGTTTTCAGAAGACCCCGACATCACCGAAACGCTGCGGTTCAAACAGTGGAACGGCAAAGAACGGAG TATTTATTTCCAGCCACCTTCATTCTATGTGCCTCCTCATGAACTGTCTCATATCGAGAATGGTGGAGTGGCCGTCCTCACTGGGAAGAAG GTGGTCCAAATGGACGTCAGGGGGAATGTAGTGAAACTCAGTGACGGGACACAGATCTCCTATGACAAGTGCTTAATCGCCACAG GTGGTTCACCAAGGAGTCTTCCTGTGCTTGAGAGAGCAGGCAGAGAGGTTCAGCAGCGGCTCACCCTGTTCCGGAAG ATTGAAGATTTCCGTTCACTGGAGAAAATTTCCAGGGAAGTCAAGTCAATCACTATCATCGGTGGTGGTTTCCTGGGTAGTGAGCTGGCCTGTGCCTTGGGGCGGAGAG CGCAGTTGAGGGGCCTGGAGGTGATCCAGATGTTCCCCGAGAACGGCAACATGGGCAGGGTTCTTCCTGAGTACCTGAGTAACTGGACCACCAGCAAAGTGAGGAGAG AGGGAGTGAATGTGATGACCAATGCCGTTGTGAAGTCTGTGTCTGTCGCTGGGGACCGGCTGCTGATAAaactgaaggatggaaggaaa GTGGAGACAGATCACATTGTAGCAGCCGTGGGCCTGGAGCCCAACGTGGAGCTGGCAAAGTCCGCAGGCATGGAGGTGGACTCAGACTTCGGCGGTTTCCGAGTCAATGCAGAACTGCAGGCCCGCTCCAATATCTGGGTG GCAGGGGATGCAGCCTGCTTCTATGACATCAAGCTGGGCCGGCGGCGTGTGGAGCACCACGATCACGCTGTTGTGAGTGGGAGGCTGGCAGGAGAAAACATGACGGGAGCAGCCAAGCCATACTGGCACCAGTCCATGTTCTG GAGTGACCTGGGCCCCGACGTTGGCTATGAAGCCATCGGCCTTGTCGATAGCAGCTTGCCCACGGTGGGAGTGTTTGCTAAAGCAACGGCGAAGGACACTCCAAAATCGGCCACAGAAGAGTCAG GAACTGGAATCCGCTCGGAGAGCGAAACAGAAACAGAAGCCTCCGAGCTCAAGGTCTCTGCAGCCTCGCCTTCCAGCCCGCAGGCCCCACAGCAAGGGGAGGATTATGGGAAAGGAGTCATTTTCTACCTCAGGGATAAAGTGGTGGTGGGAATCGTCCTGTGGAACATCTTCAACCGGATGCCAATCGCTCGAAAG ATTATTAAGGACGGGGAAGAGCACGCAGACCTTAATGAAGTTGCCAAGCTCTTTAACATTCACGAAGACTGA
- the AIFM1 gene encoding apoptosis-inducing factor 1, mitochondrial isoform X4 → MAKEDRKRYFDTIATANQHQQEVATPPPKTDAASQSTAAPETEAITPSEIPSHVPFLLIGGGTAAFAAARSIRARDPAARVLIVSEDPELPYMRPPLSKELWFSEDPDITETLRFKQWNGKERSIYFQPPSFYVPPHELSHIENGGVAVLTGKKVVQMDVRGNVVKLSDGTQISYDKCLIATGGSPRSLPVLERAGREVQQRLTLFRKIEDFRSLEKISREVKSITIIGGGFLGSELACALGRRAQLRGLEVIQMFPENGNMGRVLPEYLSNWTTSKVRREGVNVMTNAVVKSVSVAGDRLLIKLKDGRKVETDHIVAAVGLEPNVELAKSAGMEVDSDFGGFRVNAELQARSNIWVAGDAACFYDIKLGRRRVEHHDHAVVSGRLAGENMTGAAKPYWHQSMFWSDLGPDVGYEAIGLVDSSLPTVGVFAKATAKDTPKSATEESGTGIRSESETETEASELKVSAASPSSPQAPQQGEDYGKGVIFYLRDKVVVGIVLWNIFNRMPIARKIIKDGEEHADLNEVAKLFNIHED, encoded by the exons AAACAGATGCTGCCTCCCAGAGCACAGCAG CCCCAGAGACGGAGGCCATCACTCCCTCAGAAATCCCATCCCACGTTCCTTTCCTGCTCATTGGCGGAGGCACGGCTGCTTTTGCTGCTGCCCGGTCCATCCGGGCTCGGGATCCTGCCGCGAGG GTTCTGATTGTTTCAGAAGATCCCGAGCTGCCTTACATGCGGCCTCCACTTTCCAAAGAACTGTGGTTTTCAGAAGACCCCGACATCACCGAAACGCTGCGGTTCAAACAGTGGAACGGCAAAGAACGGAG TATTTATTTCCAGCCACCTTCATTCTATGTGCCTCCTCATGAACTGTCTCATATCGAGAATGGTGGAGTGGCCGTCCTCACTGGGAAGAAG GTGGTCCAAATGGACGTCAGGGGGAATGTAGTGAAACTCAGTGACGGGACACAGATCTCCTATGACAAGTGCTTAATCGCCACAG GTGGTTCACCAAGGAGTCTTCCTGTGCTTGAGAGAGCAGGCAGAGAGGTTCAGCAGCGGCTCACCCTGTTCCGGAAG ATTGAAGATTTCCGTTCACTGGAGAAAATTTCCAGGGAAGTCAAGTCAATCACTATCATCGGTGGTGGTTTCCTGGGTAGTGAGCTGGCCTGTGCCTTGGGGCGGAGAG CGCAGTTGAGGGGCCTGGAGGTGATCCAGATGTTCCCCGAGAACGGCAACATGGGCAGGGTTCTTCCTGAGTACCTGAGTAACTGGACCACCAGCAAAGTGAGGAGAG AGGGAGTGAATGTGATGACCAATGCCGTTGTGAAGTCTGTGTCTGTCGCTGGGGACCGGCTGCTGATAAaactgaaggatggaaggaaa GTGGAGACAGATCACATTGTAGCAGCCGTGGGCCTGGAGCCCAACGTGGAGCTGGCAAAGTCCGCAGGCATGGAGGTGGACTCAGACTTCGGCGGTTTCCGAGTCAATGCAGAACTGCAGGCCCGCTCCAATATCTGGGTG GCAGGGGATGCAGCCTGCTTCTATGACATCAAGCTGGGCCGGCGGCGTGTGGAGCACCACGATCACGCTGTTGTGAGTGGGAGGCTGGCAGGAGAAAACATGACGGGAGCAGCCAAGCCATACTGGCACCAGTCCATGTTCTG GAGTGACCTGGGCCCCGACGTTGGCTATGAAGCCATCGGCCTTGTCGATAGCAGCTTGCCCACGGTGGGAGTGTTTGCTAAAGCAACGGCGAAGGACACTCCAAAATCGGCCACAGAAGAGTCAG GAACTGGAATCCGCTCGGAGAGCGAAACAGAAACAGAAGCCTCCGAGCTCAAGGTCTCTGCAGCCTCGCCTTCCAGCCCGCAGGCCCCACAGCAAGGGGAGGATTATGGGAAAGGAGTCATTTTCTACCTCAGGGATAAAGTGGTGGTGGGAATCGTCCTGTGGAACATCTTCAACCGGATGCCAATCGCTCGAAAG ATTATTAAGGACGGGGAAGAGCACGCAGACCTTAATGAAGTTGCCAAGCTCTTTAACATTCACGAAGACTGA